From Salvia miltiorrhiza cultivar Shanhuang (shh) unplaced genomic scaffold, IMPLAD_Smil_shh original_scaffold_269, whole genome shotgun sequence, the proteins below share one genomic window:
- the LOC131003801 gene encoding mitochondrial inner membrane protein OXA1-like, which yields MAYRQSIIARTRLFYQQQQRFAPSFSHISSSDREESPAKSIGRNCENRTHFLITRNNAGNSLLSGNVSRLMRSEIPAGYGLIFHRNISNVGLDIEVPAADLDGVIDVVADKASEAAPILNEVAIAAADSYAPVAAYQYLIDYVHCYTGFEWWASIAAVTVLIRFIELPFVIHRLKFPLKIDAGIGAQLSVALQSVSSNDLEKALFNLIKVLASLGKVVKEEFMRRYFFNVNKLLFFLAILNMAENVPSFVTGGTLWLTDLTTPDRLYLPILLTLTYWIRIKVEPSVYLRGATLSNTGAAVVSASALFESASALLVTVIAGFPTAFYCYAITSNLFSISYGIVMRNPLVHKSLGLSRMQP from the exons ATGGCGTATAGGCAAAGCATCATAGCTCGAACAAGGTTGTTTTATCAACAGCAGCAGCGATTTGCCCCTTCATTTTCACATATTAGTAGTAGCGATCGCGAAGAATCGCCTGCTAAAAGCATTGGCAGGAATTGTGAGAACCGCACCCATTTTCTGATAACCAGAAACAATGCTGGCAATTCCCTGCTATCGGGAAATGTTTCTCGACTTATGCGATCTGAGATTCCGGCAGGCTATGGACTGATTTTCCACAGAAATATTTCAAATGTGGGTTTGGACATTGAGGTTCCTGCTGCGGATTTGGATGGCGTGATTGATGTGGTGGCTGATAAGGCTTCCGAGGCAGCTCCGATACTAAATGAAGTTGCCATTGCAGCGGCAGATTCATACGCTCCCGTGGCTGCCTACCAGTACTTGATTGATTATGTGCACTGTTACACTGGATTTGAATG GTGGGCATCGATTGCCGCTGTAACTGTTTTGATCCGTTTCATTGAGCTTCCTTTTGTCATACATCGGCTGAAATTCCCTCTCAAAATTGATGCT GGTATAGGAGCACAACTTTCAGTAGCTTTACAATCCGTCAGTAGCAATGACTTG GAAAAGGCTctcttcaatttgataaaagtaCTTGCGAGCCTGGGCAAAGTTGTGAA AGAGGAATTCATGCGCCGTTACTTCTTTAATGTAAATAAGCTTCTTTTTTTCCTTGCT ATTTTAAACATGGCGGAGAATGTTCCCTCTTTCGTAACAGGCGGAACATTATGGCTTACAGATTTAACAACTCCTGATAGGTTGTATCTTCCAATCCTGTTGACATTGACATATTGGATTAGGATAAAG GTGGAACCGTCAGTTTATTTACGAGGTGCTACTCTTTCCAACACTGGGGCCGCGGTCGTATCAGCATCAGCGTTGTTCGAATCAGCATCAGCATTGCTTGTCACTGTCATTGCAGGGTTCCCCACG GCTTTCTACTGTTATGCGATTACTTCCAATCTCTTCTCCATATCTTATGGAATCG TGATGAGGAACCCTCTAGTTCATAAATCATTGGGGCTATCAAGGATGCAACCTTGA
- the LOC131003789 gene encoding putative RING-H2 finger protein ATL21B yields MDAITAAILILTLSLSSFPSLSAAAPCKPESCHAVLGPEIRFPFRVLNRQSASCGSLGFELRCNPQNQTILTLPESGSFVVDHIDYAAQALFINDPDSCLPGRILNFSASGSPFRGAYTRSYTFLNCSSDFMDYGSTRYTPLFCLSGRNHTVLATRSDSSAPAPETCRRIKSVEVPLEWTLSQFEWASMDLREDLELVWYDPLCRDCEIGGGICGFKDDRPGSRVACFRRSRSALPRSAKYGIIIGVGIPGLVCLIGLTCYACGMIRAANLRRRLNPDLPVTISDQRPVIRSVSGLDAPTIESYPTTVLGESRRLPKVNDVCCPICLSDYQPKETLRSIPECNHYFHANCIDEWLKLNGSCPLCRNSPVSSTATPCFSLSVSSLSSSPSTSDSR; encoded by the exons ATGGATGCCATAACAGCAGCAATTCTCatcctcactctctctctctcctcattccCTTCTCTCTCCGCCGCAGCTCCATGCAAGCCCGAATCATGCCACGCCGTTCTCGGCCCGGAGATCCGCTTCCCTTTCCGGGTACTGAACCGGCAGTCGGCTAGCTGCGGCTCGCTGGGCTTCGAGCTCCGCTGCAACCCCCAAAACCAGACGATCCTAACCCTACCGGAATCCGGCTCCTTCGTAGTGGACCACATAGACTACGCGGCTCAGGCACTCTTCATCAACGACCCGGATTCGTGCCTGCCGGGTCGGATCCTCAATTTCTCCGCGTCGGGCTCGCCCTTCCGCGGCGCCTACACGAGGAGCTACACGTTCCTAAATTGCTCCTCCGATTTCATGGACTACGGTTCCACGCGCTACACGCCGCTGTTTTGCCTCAGCGGGAGGAACCACACGGTTCTGGCGACGAGGTCGGATTCGtcggcgccggcgccggagaCGTGCCGGAGGATTAAGAGCGTGGAGGTGCCGCTGGAGTGGACGCTGTCGCAGTTCGAGTGGGCGTCGATGGATTTGAGGGAGGATCTGGAGCTGGTGTGGTACGATCCGCTCTGCCGAGACTGTGAGATTGGGGGCGGGATTTGCGGATTCAAGGACGATCGCCCGGGCTCTCGAGTTGCTTGCTTCCGCCGCTCTAGATCAG CTCTTCCAAGAAGTGCAAAATATGGCATCATAATTGGAGTTGGAATACCTGGACTAGTATGTCTCATCGGCCTCACATGCTATGCCTGCGGCATGATTCGGGCTGCCAACCTCCGGCGCCGCCTCAACCCCGACCTCCCGGTGACAATCTCCGACCAAAGGCCGGTGATTAGGTCGGTGAGCGGCCTTGACGCACCCACCATAGAGTCGTATCCGACGACGGTGCTAGGGGAAAGCCGTAGGCTCCCAAAAGTGAACGATGTTTGCTGCCCAATTTGCTTATCCGATTACCAACCGAAAGAGACTCTAAGAAGCATTCCGGAATGCAACCACTATTTTCATGCAAATTGTATAGATGAGTGGCTTAAGCTCAACGGCTCGTGCCCTTTGTGTAGGAATTCGCCGGTGAGCTCTACGGCCACCCCTTGTTTCTCGTTGTCTGTATCGTCTTTGAGTTCGTCGCCATCAACGTCTGATAGTCGTTAG
- the LOC131003798 gene encoding uncharacterized protein LOC131003798 translates to MCRHRRAAACSLILAADPPPPFNATAAWSCCCSPEVDGSGLQSFVLLGVPAAVGLPGVAAGWPAIDGQQLAGGAEHRLTKIGDNRGSVAVRQPPATTSHRGCPPPDLDSHTQSANTKGFCARIIYCNCSNKSFNSFLVTSVHKYIFSNCKSMNLLLIFFIYQSICKSELMSMCWYSGVDVYN, encoded by the exons ATGTGCCGCCATCGccgggccgccgcctgctccctcatcctcgcggcagatccgccgccgccgttcaacgccacggccgcctggagctgctgctgttcgcctgaggtcgacggatctggccttcagtcgttcgtcttgctcggagttcccgccgccgttggcttgcccggagtcgccgctggctggcccgcgatcgacggccagcagctcgctggaggagccgagcaccgtctcacaaag atcggagacaaccgcggctccgtcgccgtccgtcaaccgccggcgacgacgagccaccgaggctgccctccccctgacctcgactcacacacgcaatcagccaacacaaagggtttttgtgcgagaatcatatactgtaattgctcaaataaaagttttaactctttccttgtaacttcagttcacaagtacatatttagtaactgtaaatctatgaatttgctactcattttcttcatttatcaaagcatatgtaaatctgagttaatgagcatgtgttggtattctggagttgatgtatacaattga